A stretch of Castanea sativa cultivar Marrone di Chiusa Pesio chromosome 2, ASM4071231v1 DNA encodes these proteins:
- the LOC142625917 gene encoding S-adenosyl-L-methionine:benzoic acid/salicylic acid carboxyl methyltransferase 2-like — protein MEIVQVLHMNGGIGETSYANNSLVQQKVISMTKPIREEAITNLYCSTLPRNLTIADLGCSSGPNTLFVVSEIIKVVDKLRQKLGHESPEYQVFLNDLPGNDFNTIFKSLLPSFQKEMSYQLGHGAGPCLLSGTPGSFYGRLFPSKSLHFVHSSYGLQWLSQVPEGLENNKGNIYMACTSPPGVLKAYYEQFQIDFSMFLKCRAEELVAGGKMVLTFLGRRSEDPSSKECCYIWELLAMALNDMVSEGLIEEDKMDSFNIPQYTPSPLEVKFEISKGGYFAIDRLEVSEVNWNVYDNEFNPSDAFRDDGYNVAKCMRAVAEPLLVSHFGDAIIDEVFHRYKEIISDHISKEKTQFINVTISMTKRG, from the exons atggaaatTGTTCAAGTGCTCCACATGAATGGAGGAATTGGAGAAACAAGTTATGCCAACAACTCCCTGGTTCAG CAAAAAGTAATATCCATGACCAAACCCATCAGAGAGGAAGCTATAACTAATCTCTACTGCAGCACCTTGCCAAGAAACCTAACCATTGCAGACTTGGGCTGTTCTTCTGGACCAAATACTTTATTTGTGGTTTCTGAAATTATCAAGGTAGTGGACAAGCTTCGCCAAAAGCTAGGCCATGAATCACCTGAATATCAAGTGTTTTTGAACGACCTTCCCGGAAATGATTTTAATACCATTTTCAAGTCACTGTTGCCAAGCTTCCAGAAAGAAATGAGTTATCAACTGGGGCATGGTGCTGGTCCATGTTTGTTATCAGGAACTCCTGGTTCCTTCTATGGCAGGCTTTTTCCTAGCAAGAGTCTGCATTTTGTCCATTCTTCTTATGGTCTCCAATGGTTGTCTCAG GTTCCGGAAGGGCTGGAGAATAATAAAGGGAACATTTACATGGCATGTACAAGCCCACCAGGTGTTCTTAAGGCCTACTACGAGCAATTTCAAATagatttttcaatgtttttgaaGTGTCGTGCAGAGGAGTTAGTAGCAGGAGGGAAAATGGTACTAACATTTTTGGGAAGAAGAAGTGAAGACCCATCTAGCAAAGAATGTTGTTACATTTGGGAGCTTTTGGCTATGGCACTCAATGACATGGTCTCTGAG GGACTCATAGAAGAAGATAAAATGGATTCATTCAACATTCCTCAATACACACCATCCCCGTTAGAGGTGAAATTCGAAATTTCAAAAGGAGGATACTTCGCCATTGATCGCCTTGAGGTTTCTGAAGTTAATTGGAATGTCTATGACAATGAATTCAACCCATCTGATGCATTTCGTGATGATGGATACAATGTTGCAAAGTGCATGAGAGCAGTGGCTGAACCCTTGCTTGTTAGTCACTTTGGAGATGCAATAATTGACGAAGTCTTCCATAGGTACAAGGAAATTATTTCTGATCACATTTCTAAAGAGAAGACTCAATTTATCAATGTGACCATTTCTATGACAAAAAGAGGATGA